A genomic window from Camelina sativa cultivar DH55 chromosome 2, Cs, whole genome shotgun sequence includes:
- the LOC109127648 gene encoding protein RALF-like 28 yields MSILKGTKRFMLVAMFIAFVGISNLDVAAAKVIGYPAIGRGDRPPGCDHGKCPPDQPANPYQRGCDKSHRCRGPPSPPPVPKNYIEKEKKEHGQFIIM; encoded by the coding sequence ATGAGCATTTTGAAAGGAACAAAGAGGTTCATGCTCGTGGCGATGTTCATAGCATTTGTTGGTATAAGTAACCTAGACGTAGCAGCTGCGAAAGTGATTGGCTATCCAGCGATAGGACGTGGCGATCGCCCACCAGGATGTGATCATGGCAAATGTCCACCCGATCAACCGGCGAATCCGTACCAACGAGGATGTGATAAGTCACATAGATGTCGTGGTCCACCTTCACCTCCACCAgttcctaaaaactatatagagaaagagaaaaaagaacatggtcaatttataataatgtaa